The stretch of DNA TTCGCCGCCGGGAACCGGGAAACAGGTGTTCAGGATATTGGCCTCGATGATGTTGACGTCGATGACGGGGTTGCCGCCGAAGCGTTCGCGCACGAACAGCCGTGAGCGATGTACATGATAAGGCGTCAGGGCGGCGTCGGTGGCGCCGTGATCCAGTTCCACCGTCTCGCCGTCAAGATTCTTCACATAGGAGCCGCAGGCGTCGCCCTTCAAAATGCCGCGCACATAGCCGATGTCGTGGCACAGCAGAGAGATGACGAAATGCATCCAGTCTTTAGTCGTCACGCCGCCTTCGATCAGGTGCTTGCCCCTGATGATTTCCTGGCCGACCTGGGTGACCATGATGGTGTGATTGAGGTCATGGTAGGCGGCGTCGGTGTTGGCGATGTTCTCCAGCGCGATGCGGCCGACGAAACGTATGATGCCGGCGAACTCCGCATCCAGCAGTCCGTAGACGCGCTCGTAGTTGTCCTTGAGCGCATCGACAAAAGTGTCAATGACAAGAGTCGTCGGATTGAACATTATCCCTGCGTCCTTATTATATCCGCCGTTAGAGTACACCAACATCATGGCCGCGCCAACACCAGCGTCCGCCAGTCGTTGATGTCAATGCGGCATAATAATCTCAGGCCCTGGGCGCGGTGGGCGGCAAGCACCCGGTTGGCGTCTCTTATGTAAAAGCCGCCGAGCACGGCGACGCCGTCGCGTTTCTTCAGATGGCGGCCAAGGTCGGCGGCCATGCGGCGAAGAGGGCCGGCCAGGATATTGCAGACGATCAGGTCAAACGGCGCGCCTTCGCGGATGACCGGCGACAGGTAGCCGTCGCTTTGCGTTGCCCGGATCAGCCGTCCCATCCGGTTGCGGCGTATGTTGTCGCGGGCTACCAATACCGCCTTTGCGTCGAGATCGGAGGCAATTACTTTTGCCCGCCAGGTTCCGGCGACGGCCATGGCAAGAATGCCCGAGCCACAGCCCAGGTCCAAAGCCGAGGTGAACCGCCGCCGCCGCGCCAGCCGGTCCAGGGCCAGCAGGCAGCCGCCGGTGGAAGCGTGCTCGCCCGAACCGAAAGCGGCGCCGGGATTAAGGCACAGGCTTACCCGTCCCGGCGGCGCCTTGCCTTTGTGGAAGGTGGGGTAAATAAAATATCGCCCCGCTTCGACGGGCGGAAAAATGGTCAGGTTTTCGGCGACCCAGTCGCGTGGTTTAAGCCGATGGATGAATATCTTGGGAGGGGCGGCGTTAATCGCGGATGCAGCCTCGGTCAGGGCGGCGATCAGGGCTTGCCGATCAGGCATGGCCTCGCAGTAGCCCTCAATGCTCCATTGTGGTCCGTCGCCGCAGACAAACCAGGAAACGGCCGTGCAAAACGGATCAAGCGCCGACTCGAAAGCCTTTACGGTATTATTGTCGGCGGCGACCTCGACCCGCCATGTGTCGGCGTCGGCGTCTTTCACGCCGCCTCCACGAAGATGCTCATTATTTTCTTGCTGCCGGACGTTTCAAAGTCGATGTCCAGTTTGTCGCCGTCCACGGCGATGACGCGCCCATATCCGAACTTTTGGTGAAAGACACGCGCTCCGGCCCTGAAGTTGTTGTTTGTTGATTTCATTTTTGAGGGGGATGCCGGGCTACGCAGCCATCGCCCCGGCCGGAAGGCGGACGTTTCCTCGCAAAAGCCTTCGCCGCCGCCGGAACCGTAAAGTCCGCCGTCGGCGGAGACGGTAATATGATCTTTAGGCAGTTCATTGATGAAGCGCGAAGGCGAGGCGCTCTGCCAGCGGCCATGGACGATGCGGCCGGCGGCGTGAAAGATGAGCGCCCGCCGACGCGCCCTGGTCAGCCCGACGTAGGCGAGGCGGCGTTCCTCCTCCAGTCCTCCCGTTCCCCCCATTCTCAAATCATCCAGCGCCCGCTGGTGAGGAAACAGTCCTTCTTCCCAGCCGGCCAGGAACACGGTGTCGAACTCCAGCCCCTTGGCCCCGTGGAGGGTCATCAGCGTCACTTTGTCGTTGCCGGAGTTTTCGTCAATCTCCATCACCAGACTGACATGTTCGAGGAACTCGTTCAGATTTTGAAAGTCTTCAAGCGCCGTCTCCAATTCCATCAGATTATCGATTCGTCCCGGCGCGTCAGGGGCCGGATCGGCCTTCCACATATCGATGATGCCGGATTCCCTGAGCACCAGCGCGATCAACCGGCCGGGCGGAATTTCACCGCTTAAGGTTCGCCAGCGTTCGATGTCGCCGAGCAGGGCCTCGATTGCGGCCCTGGCTTTTGGTTTTAACTCGTCGGTTTTTGCCAGTTGTCCGGCGGCTTCGGTCAACGGCAGGCGCGAGTTCCGGGCCAGCGCATGGACGGCGTGCAGGGCGGATTGTCCCAGACCGCGCTTGGGCAGATTGACGATGCGCTCGAAGGCCATGTCGTCGGCTCCCCGGGCGATGACGCGCAGATAGGCGACGGCGTCGCGGATTTCACGGCGCTCGTAAAAACGCAGGCCTCCGACTACCCGGTAGGGAACGCCGACGACGATTAATCGTTCTTCGAACTCACGAGTCTGGGCGCCGGTGCGCACCAGCACCGCCATGCCGTTAAGAGGCTCCCCCCCGGATTTAAGGCTCTCCATTTCCCCGCATATCGATTTGGCCTCCTGTTTGCCGTCCCGGACGCCGAATACCCGCACCTTTTCGCCTTCGTCCAGATTGGTCCACAGCGTCTTGCCCAGCCTTCCCGCATTATGGGCGATAAGACCGGAGGCGGCGGCCAGGATATGGGGCGTCGAACGGTAGTTGCATTCGAGGCGGACTACCCGTGCGCCGGGGAAGTCGGTCTCGAAACGCAGGATGTTGCCGACCTCGGCGCCGCGCCATGAATAGATGGACTGGTCGTCGTCGCCGACGCAGCAGATGTTCTTGCGGGTTTGGGCCAGCAGCCGGAGCCACAGGTACTGGGCGACGTTGGTGTCCTGGTATTCGTCCACCAGGATGTAGCGGAACTTGTCCTGGTAACGGGCCAGAATGTCGGGGTGCTTGCGAAACAGCTTGATGCAGAGCAGCAACAGATCGCCGAAGTCGGCGGCGTTCACCGTCCTTAACTGCTCCTGGTATTCAGAGTACAGGGCAATGCCGGCGCCGTCGGCTATTTCGGATTTCTCGGTTGCCGGGATGGCGCCCGGCTCCAGGCCCCGGTCCTTCCAGCGCTGGATAATTCCAAGCAGGGCGCGTGGCGGGCAACTCTTTTCACTGATGTCGCGGGCGGCCAGGATACGCTTGATCAGCCGCAATTGATCGTCTTCGTCAAGAATGGTGAACCCGGGACGGAGACCGGCCAGTTCTACATGATTGCGTAAAATGCGCGCTCCGACGGAATGAAAGGTGCCGACCCACCATCCTTCCACCGGTTGGTTGAGAAGCGCCGCTGCCCGTTCTTTCATTTCCCGCGCCGCCTTGTTGGTGAAGGTCACCGCCAGCACTTCCCACGACGACGCCCTGCCGGAAAGCAGGATATGGGCAAGCCGGGTGATCAACACCCGCGTCTTGCCGGTGCCGGCGCCGGCCAGCACCAGCACCGGGCCGTCAACGGCCTCCACCGCCCGGCGCTGGGTCTCGTTCAGAGTATCCAGGTAGGAGGGCGGCGCGGGTTCAAACGGCGCTTCAACAAGATCGAAAGGATCAGACATCATGATGGCGACGTGCAGGAATATCCCCTGTCATCTTCCGGCGCCGGAGAAACGCTCACGCAGCTTTGCGGCCACATTGGGCGATACGAAATGACTGATATCGCCGCCGAGGGCGCCTATTTCCTTGACGAAACGCGATGAAATAAAGTGGTTGCGATCCGAGGCCATCAGGAAGGCGGTTTCCGCCTTGGGGTTGAGGCGGGCGTTCATGGCGGCCATCTGGAATTCATACTCGAAGTCGGAAACGGCCCTCAGGCCCCTTATGATCACCGAGGCCCCAACCTGATCGGCGAAATCAATGAGCAGGCCGTTAAAAGACATGATTTCGATGGAGATTCCCTTGTCGACAAGAGGCCTTACATCCTCCGCCACCATGGCGGCGCGTTCCGCCAGTTGGAAAAGCGGGTTCTTGCCGGTGTTGAGGGCGACGGCGACGATCAGCTTGTCAACGATCCTCGCGGCCCGCGAAATGATGTCGATATGACCATTGGTCACAGGGTCGAAAGAACCGGGATAAATGCCGACGCGCATTATTCTTTTTCTCCTTCGTCTTCGCTCTCATCCCCGCTTTCTACGTCCTCGCCGTCATTATCGCCTTCCCGGAGGCGGGTTACCGAGACCACCCGTTCATCCGCCGCCGTTTTGAACAGGGTGACGCCGCGAGTAGTCCGTCCGGCGCAACTTATATCCTCCACCGGCATCCGGATAAGCTGGCCGCCGTTGGAAACCATGACCAGTTGATCGGTGCTGATGACCGGAAAGGAAGCGACGACATGGCTGTCTTCCCCATCGCGGGCGAGATTCATGCCGGCGATGCCTTGGCCGCCGCGTCCGGAGATTCTATATTCATAGGATGACGACCGCTTGCCGAAGCCGTCCGCGCTGACCGTTAAAACAAATTCCTCTTTTTTCATCATTTCGATAAAGAAAGGCTCATCAAGCCGGGCGGCGAGGGCTTTGTCGCGTTCTTTCTCCTCGGGTTTCTCGCTGTAATCGCTGCCCGTCAGACGGCGCTTGGCGTTGACGGCCTGCAGGTAATCATCCCGCTCGGCGACCCCGGCTTTCACATGTTTGAGAGCCGACATGCCGATGACCTGATCATCCTTGGCCAGCTTGATGCCGCGCACGCCGGTGGATGAGCGGCTGGTGAATACGCGAAGATCGCTTACCGGGAAGCGGATACATTTGCCGTCGCGGGTAAACAGCAGCACATCGTCTTCTTCGGTGCAGGTTCTGACCTTGACCAGTCGGTCCCCGTCATCCAGCTTCATGGCGATCTTGCCGTTGGTCATGACGTTGGTGAAATCACTGAGGCGGTTGCGCCGGATGCCGCCGGAAGCGGTGGCGAACATGACGGACAGATCGCTCCAGGTTTTTTCATCCTCGGGCAACGGCATCAGGGTGGAGATGGTCTCTCCCTCCTTGAGAGGCAGGATATTGACCATGGCTTTGCCTCGCGCCGTGGGGGAGCCGATCGGCAATCTATAGACCTTCAGCTTGTAGACGATGCCGGTGGAAGAGAAGAACAGCACGGGCGTGTGGGTGTTGACCACGAAAACGTGGCTGACGAAATCTTCTTCGCGGGTGCTCATGCCGCTGCGGCCTTTGCCGCCCCGGCGCTGGGACCGATAGGTGGAAAGCGGCACCCGTTTGATGTAGCCGGTGTTGGAGACGGTGACCACCATGTCCTCGCGCTGGATGAGGTTCTCGATATCGTGTTCAAACTCCGCTTCTTCCAGCGTGGTGCGCCGGGGGGTGGCGAACTGCTCCTTCATTTCGAGAAGTTCGGCCTTGAGAACCGCCATCAGCCGTTCACGGGAGCAGAGGATGGCCAGATGCCCGGCGATTTGCGCGGCCAGTTCATTCAGGTCTTCGCCGATCTTGCCGCGCTCAAGGCCGGTCAACCGGTGCAGGCGCAGATCAAGGATGGCCTTGGCCTGGATTTCCGACAGATTATAGCAGCCGTCCGTTACGCCGCGCCCCGGCTCGTCCAGCAAGGCGATAAGCGGCGCCACAACAAGCGCCGGCCAGGGGCGCTCCATCAATCGTTCGCGGGCGGCAGTCGGGTCCTTGGCGGCGCGGATGAGGGCGATCACCTCGTCGATATTGGCCACCGCGACGGCAAGGCCGACCAACACATGCGCCTTGTCCCGCGCTTTTCCCAACTCGAAGATGGTGCGTCGGCGGATAACCTGTTCGCGGAAACTAAGGAAGGCGACGAGGATGTCCATAAGGTTCATCATCTTCGGCTTGCCGCCGTCCAGCGCCAGCATGTTGACGCCGAAACTGGTCTGAAGCGGCGTGTAGCGGTAAAGCTGGGCCAGCACCACTTCGGGAACGGCGTCGCGCTTGATCTCCACCACTACGCGCACGCCGTCGCGGTCG from Rhodospirillales bacterium RIFCSPLOWO2_02_FULL_58_16 encodes:
- a CDS encoding DNA helicase II — its product is MMSDPFDLVEAPFEPAPPSYLDTLNETQRRAVEAVDGPVLVLAGAGTGKTRVLITRLAHILLSGRASSWEVLAVTFTNKAAREMKERAAALLNQPVEGWWVGTFHSVGARILRNHVELAGLRPGFTILDEDDQLRLIKRILAARDISEKSCPPRALLGIIQRWKDRGLEPGAIPATEKSEIADGAGIALYSEYQEQLRTVNAADFGDLLLLCIKLFRKHPDILARYQDKFRYILVDEYQDTNVAQYLWLRLLAQTRKNICCVGDDDQSIYSWRGAEVGNILRFETDFPGARVVRLECNYRSTPHILAAASGLIAHNAGRLGKTLWTNLDEGEKVRVFGVRDGKQEAKSICGEMESLKSGGEPLNGMAVLVRTGAQTREFEERLIVVGVPYRVVGGLRFYERREIRDAVAYLRVIARGADDMAFERIVNLPKRGLGQSALHAVHALARNSRLPLTEAAGQLAKTDELKPKARAAIEALLGDIERWRTLSGEIPPGRLIALVLRESGIIDMWKADPAPDAPGRIDNLMELETALEDFQNLNEFLEHVSLVMEIDENSGNDKVTLMTLHGAKGLEFDTVFLAGWEEGLFPHQRALDDLRMGGTGGLEEERRLAYVGLTRARRRALIFHAAGRIVHGRWQSASPSRFINELPKDHITVSADGGLYGSGGGEGFCEETSAFRPGRWLRSPASPSKMKSTNNNFRAGARVFHQKFGYGRVIAVDGDKLDIDFETSGSKKIMSIFVEAA
- a CDS encoding pantetheine-phosphate adenylyltransferase; translated protein: MRVGIYPGSFDPVTNGHIDIISRAARIVDKLIVAVALNTGKNPLFQLAERAAMVAEDVRPLVDKGISIEIMSFNGLLIDFADQVGASVIIRGLRAVSDFEYEFQMAAMNARLNPKAETAFLMASDRNHFISSRFVKEIGALGGDISHFVSPNVAAKLRERFSGAGR
- a CDS encoding DNA gyrase subunit A → MTTPPNTLPTQDITLINIEEEMKSSYLDYAMSVIVSRALPDVRDGLKPVHRRIIYAMNESGYVHNKPFRKSARIVGDVMGKYHPHGDTAIYDAMVRMAQDFSMRLPLIKGQGNFGSMDGDRAAAMRYTEARMDLSAHALIDDIDKDTVDFQANYDETVKEPTVLPARFPNLLVNGAGGIAVGMATNIPPHNLGEVIDACCALIDNPETTINELIENHVHGPDFPTGAQIIGKQGAISALLTGRGSVIMRGRAEIQENGKDRFAIIISEIPYQVNKARMVEIMADCVRDKKIEGISDLRDESDRDGVRVVVEIKRDAVPEVVLAQLYRYTPLQTSFGVNMLALDGGKPKMMNLMDILVAFLSFREQVIRRRTIFELGKARDKAHVLVGLAVAVANIDEVIALIRAAKDPTAARERLMERPWPALVVAPLIALLDEPGRGVTDGCYNLSEIQAKAILDLRLHRLTGLERGKIGEDLNELAAQIAGHLAILCSRERLMAVLKAELLEMKEQFATPRRTTLEEAEFEHDIENLIQREDMVVTVSNTGYIKRVPLSTYRSQRRGGKGRSGMSTREEDFVSHVFVVNTHTPVLFFSSTGIVYKLKVYRLPIGSPTARGKAMVNILPLKEGETISTLMPLPEDEKTWSDLSVMFATASGGIRRNRLSDFTNVMTNGKIAMKLDDGDRLVKVRTCTEEDDVLLFTRDGKCIRFPVSDLRVFTSRSSTGVRGIKLAKDDQVIGMSALKHVKAGVAERDDYLQAVNAKRRLTGSDYSEKPEEKERDKALAARLDEPFFIEMMKKEEFVLTVSADGFGKRSSSYEYRISGRGGQGIAGMNLARDGEDSHVVASFPVISTDQLVMVSNGGQLIRMPVEDISCAGRTTRGVTLFKTAADERVVSVTRLREGDNDGEDVESGDESEDEGEKE
- a CDS encoding metal-dependent phosphohydrolase, which translates into the protein MFNPTTLVIDTFVDALKDNYERVYGLLDAEFAGIIRFVGRIALENIANTDAAYHDLNHTIMVTQVGQEIIRGKHLIEGGVTTKDWMHFVISLLCHDIGYVRGILKGDACGSYVKNLDGETVELDHGATDAALTPYHVHRSRLFVRERFGGNPVIDVNIIEANILNTCFPVPGGEDGGKDKGYPGLVRAADLIGQLADIGYERKQSALFHEFQETGTAEILGFKSPGDLRAAYPKFFWGAVSPYINDTLHYLSVTQDGKQWIANLFAHVFAQEHGAHGLGPLTMMKDNK